The stretch of DNA ATATGGAGTAGTGATATCTAATAATTGGCCAAGCTCAAATGCTACCTTAGCTTCTTGATAGCTTCGAAAAATCATTTCTGGATTTGCACATGCCCTGCCAACACCAGTAATAATTCTTGATGATAAATTAGCTTTCTCAACTTGATTTATTATATGTTGAACAAATGTATTTATTTCTGCTCGCTTCTTTACTTGCTCACTTTCATGTAACGGATAAACCACAATTACTTCACCGCGCTTTTTCATTGCTATCGGCTTCAAATTTCTTTCAATCAACAATTTTTCAATTGCATAAAATATAATTCCAATAAAATGCTGATCCTCAGAATAGTACTCAAAATCCCTCAACGAAAAGACAATCACGGTATGCGGGAGGTTAAAATCCCAGCCCCAAAACTGACCGTAAGAGATAATTTCATCTTTCTTCTTTATATTTCCATATAGCAGATCATATATAAATGCTTCTTTAAAATGCTGGCGCTCTTGTTTTATTTGGAATTTCTTTCGAATCTCTAATGAGCATAGTAATGAAGCATATGAAATAATTGAGTTTAATTGTAATAACTCATCATCTGCTATTTCACCGCAAGAAATAATTAAGTAACCTTTTAATTTTCCATCCACTATTATTGCGGAACCTATTCCTAGTAACGTATCGTTGTTAAATGTCAATTGGCATTTGTATATATTAGCTTCCTCTATCTCTATATCATCTAAGTACTCAACTAATATATTATTTTCAGGATGTGAAGATGATAGAAGAATATATAATGGATCAATCGCAATGACAGGGAATGATAGTAAATTAGCTAATTTATCACAAATTCCTTGCAGTCCATTTTCCAACCCCTCAAGCAAATGATGTAGATAATCTGGGACAAAGAGGCTTCTCTCCACTAATCTCCATTCCTTTCTTTACCTTCGTAAAAAAATAACTTCCTATTAAATACTATATTATTCTCTTACTAGCTTCAACGGATGTCACAAGACCGTAAAAAACTCGTTGTTCTTCTGTACAAAAATAGACGATCATTTTTGTACATCAGGAATATATCATCTTTAAAATAGTTTTTCTATAATAAAGATAGCAACATTTTGTGAATTACTTCACAAAAAAAGTGCGCTGTCTTCATTTCAATGCGCTTGTTCATCCTTCTAAAATAAGTTGTAACTTCATAAGGAATAGTTTTCAACAACTATTATTTTTCAAAAGGAAGTGAGGAAATGATAAAGAAAATCACAAAGGATAGTTTATACGTTATTAGGAATCAATTTTTTTTAAGATATGCTCAGTTATTCACAAATATTGAGAGCAACACATTAGTAAATATTAAGGCATTTGGGCTTCCCTTAGAGCATGCACAAAACAGCATTGAAAAAACAAAGCTGCTGACTAAATTAAAGAATAGCGGAGCTCATTTTCGTAATAACAATAAAAGCATCTATATAAATCGTTTTTCAAGTGCTTGTGAAGCATGTCAAACAGGTTCAGAAAGCTATACGACCTTTCTCTCAATGAAATGCCATCGAAATTGCTATTTTTGCTTCAATGAAAATCAAGATAACTTTACGCATTATTTAGAGAATCAAAGAGAAGCAACGGAAGAACTAGCCTCATTAATCAATAACGGGTACAAGCTAAAGCATATTGCCTTAACTGGTGGTGAACCTCTTTTATTTCCAGATGAGACGATACACTTCTTCCAATTTGCTAAAAAAAATTCACCAGAATCGTTCACTCGTTTATATACTGCTGGTGATCTTTTAACTGATGATATTCTGAAAAAATTGATGGAGGCTGGATTAAAGGAAATTCGATTCAGTATAAAGATGGATGATTCTTCACAAAAACGTAAGCACATTTTAAGAAAAATTAAACTAGCAAAAAGCTATATTCCAAATGTTCTTGTAGAAATGCCAGTCATTCCTGGGACATTAGAGGAAATGAAAGAACTTCTCATTGAGTTAGATAAATTAGATATTTTCGGGATTAATTTATTGGAATTCTGTTTTCCATTAAAAAATCCCAAACCCTTTATTGAACGGGGATTTGAACTAAAAAATCCACCTTATGAAATGTATTACAACTATTGGTACGCTGGCGGTTTAGCCATCGCTAAAAGTGAGGAGGATTGCCTGAAGCTAATAGAGTTTGCTATCGAGCAAAACTTAAAGCTTGGTGTTCATTACTGCTCACTAGAAAATAAGTTCACAGGCCAGATCTATCAACAAAACTATGACCAGAAACTGGAGAAAACATACTCTTTTTCTAATCGAGATTATTTCTTTAAAACTGCCAAAATTTTTGGAAAGGAAAAGCGAAAAGCCCTTTTCAAACTTGAGGAAAACAACATTCCATACGAAATAAATCAACAATATGATTTCATTCAATTTCCAGTAGAAGCTATTAATCTATTACACGATATGAATGTCGAAATTGCTGTTGTATCTTGCATTGTTGAATTTGAGAACATGGAAAGATTGATTAAGGAAGTGAGTATTGATTGGACTACACCAGCATTATTTCAGTTAGAAGATGTTAGTTAATTAAAAGGAGGGATATTCATGATTGAGAAATTGACTTTATCTGAATTAGGTCACCTATTTTATGCCAGACAATATGCTTACGACATTCTCCGAAGATTTTTTATAGAAGAGCCTTCAAAGGAATATTTAAA from Cytobacillus dafuensis encodes:
- a CDS encoding PucR family transcriptional regulator, whose protein sequence is MERSLFVPDYLHHLLEGLENGLQGICDKLANLLSFPVIAIDPLYILLSSSHPENNILVEYLDDIEIEEANIYKCQLTFNNDTLLGIGSAIIVDGKLKGYLIISCGEIADDELLQLNSIISYASLLCSLEIRKKFQIKQERQHFKEAFIYDLLYGNIKKKDEIISYGQFWGWDFNLPHTVIVFSLRDFEYYSEDQHFIGIIFYAIEKLLIERNLKPIAMKKRGEVIVVYPLHESEQVKKRAEINTFVQHIINQVEKANLSSRIITGVGRACANPEMIFRSYQEAKVAFELGQLLDITTPYFNDLGLERILYKHDLQDLKEYYFHILGDIEENDSLHGGELMRTLEKFSANQYDLTKTSDAMFLHRNTLRYRIKKIEEILDKKLDDMNVKLNITAALKIRQLRKF
- a CDS encoding radical SAM protein, yielding MIKKITKDSLYVIRNQFFLRYAQLFTNIESNTLVNIKAFGLPLEHAQNSIEKTKLLTKLKNSGAHFRNNNKSIYINRFSSACEACQTGSESYTTFLSMKCHRNCYFCFNENQDNFTHYLENQREATEELASLINNGYKLKHIALTGGEPLLFPDETIHFFQFAKKNSPESFTRLYTAGDLLTDDILKKLMEAGLKEIRFSIKMDDSSQKRKHILRKIKLAKSYIPNVLVEMPVIPGTLEEMKELLIELDKLDIFGINLLEFCFPLKNPKPFIERGFELKNPPYEMYYNYWYAGGLAIAKSEEDCLKLIEFAIEQNLKLGVHYCSLENKFTGQIYQQNYDQKLEKTYSFSNRDYFFKTAKIFGKEKRKALFKLEENNIPYEINQQYDFIQFPVEAINLLHDMNVEIAVVSCIVEFENMERLIKEVSIDWTTPALFQLEDVS